Proteins encoded within one genomic window of Spirulina major PCC 6313:
- a CDS encoding Uma2 family endonuclease, with translation MLTTAPEPPALLHPSGEQRVIFHHMTWDTYLQMLALLPQSRNSRLTYDHGILEITMPLEDHEFYRCMLERFILVLVEILELPIKTMGSTTLNYPNLEKGAEPDNAYYFQNQPLVKGRNVDFANDPPPDLVVEVDITHTDIQKNQFYAALGVPEFWRFNGQVWHIYVLRSHVYIEVEQSPTFPDIPKTWLYDFLVTAKEDEIGAMRSLRKQWNAAHPA, from the coding sequence ATGCTAACCACTGCCCCAGAACCCCCAGCCCTTCTTCATCCCAGCGGTGAACAACGGGTTATTTTTCATCACATGACATGGGACACCTACCTCCAAATGTTGGCTCTTTTACCCCAGTCGAGGAACTCGCGTCTCACCTACGATCACGGAATTTTAGAAATCACAATGCCCTTAGAAGATCATGAATTTTATCGGTGTATGCTTGAGCGATTTATTTTAGTTTTAGTGGAAATTTTGGAATTGCCAATTAAAACAATGGGATCAACAACGTTAAACTATCCCAATCTCGAAAAGGGGGCTGAACCCGACAATGCCTATTATTTCCAAAATCAACCCTTGGTGAAGGGGCGTAATGTGGATTTTGCCAATGATCCGCCGCCGGATTTAGTGGTTGAGGTGGATATTACCCACACAGATATTCAAAAAAATCAATTCTATGCCGCCTTGGGTGTGCCGGAATTTTGGCGGTTTAATGGACAGGTGTGGCATATCTATGTGTTGCGATCGCACGTCTACATTGAAGTCGAACAAAGCCCAACGTTTCCCGACATCCCAAAAACCTGGCTCTATGATTTCTTGGTCACCGCGAAAGAGGATGAAATCGGCGCAATGCGATC
- a CDS encoding protein adenylyltransferase SelO, with amino-acid sequence MANAFLTLTYEPALENLGDDYYDRVPAATFPEHILRFRNDRLLPTLGLDPRQVGDDDFIEAFGHFQGVRPFLALRYHGYQFGQYNPQLGDGRGFLYGQVRGVDGVLYDFGTKGSGRTPYSRTADGRLTLKGGVREVLAAELLARLGVTTSRCLSLIETGEPLWRGDEPSPTRSSVMIRMNRSHLRFGTFERLHYLQRPDLITPLLDHVIAVYYPDIDPTGGDRYAEFYAALVQRVATLAAQWMAAGFCHAVLNTDNMSITGESFDYGPYAFIPTYDRTFTAAYFDYSGRYAYGNQPGICRLNLEMLQVPLKLVMATEALEAGLTQYDQQYFTTYQSLMLKRLGFGALLGELGTDLLKATIATLAETQAGYSEFFITLAQEFRSDWRRDRTLILKDLNLSIEWEPWATLYHQALNEFAPDQMPTIADQLQAANPKTTLLRPVIESVWDAIAQHDNWQPFTDLVAKIWD; translated from the coding sequence ATGGCGAACGCTTTTCTGACTTTAACCTATGAACCTGCCCTCGAAAACTTGGGGGATGACTATTATGATCGCGTCCCGGCGGCCACCTTCCCGGAGCATATCCTCCGGTTCCGTAACGATCGCCTCTTGCCCACCCTCGGCCTCGATCCGCGCCAGGTGGGGGATGATGACTTTATTGAAGCCTTTGGCCATTTCCAAGGCGTGCGCCCCTTCCTCGCCCTACGTTACCACGGCTATCAGTTTGGGCAATATAATCCGCAACTGGGGGACGGGCGCGGCTTTCTCTACGGTCAGGTGCGGGGCGTGGATGGCGTGCTGTACGACTTTGGCACGAAGGGATCGGGACGCACGCCCTATTCCCGGACGGCGGATGGACGGCTGACCCTGAAGGGGGGCGTGCGGGAAGTGTTGGCGGCGGAATTGTTAGCGCGGTTGGGGGTGACGACATCGCGCTGTTTGAGTTTGATTGAAACGGGGGAACCGCTTTGGCGGGGAGATGAACCGTCACCGACGCGATCGTCGGTGATGATCCGGATGAACCGATCGCACCTCCGGTTTGGCACGTTTGAGCGGCTCCATTATCTCCAACGTCCGGATCTGATCACGCCTCTCCTTGACCATGTGATCGCGGTGTATTATCCGGACATTGATCCGACGGGGGGCGATCGCTACGCCGAATTTTACGCAGCATTGGTGCAGCGGGTGGCAACCTTAGCGGCGCAATGGATGGCGGCGGGGTTCTGTCATGCCGTGCTGAACACCGATAATATGTCGATCACGGGGGAAAGCTTCGACTATGGCCCCTATGCGTTCATTCCCACCTACGATCGCACCTTCACCGCCGCCTATTTTGACTACAGTGGCCGCTATGCCTACGGCAATCAACCGGGAATCTGTCGGCTCAATTTAGAAATGTTGCAAGTGCCGCTCAAATTGGTGATGGCGACAGAGGCGTTAGAAGCTGGGCTAACTCAGTATGATCAGCAGTATTTCACAACCTATCAAAGCCTGATGCTGAAGCGGTTAGGATTTGGGGCATTGTTGGGAGAATTGGGGACTGATTTACTGAAGGCGACGATCGCCACCTTGGCCGAAACCCAAGCGGGCTATAGTGAATTTTTCATCACCCTCGCCCAGGAATTCCGGTCTGATTGGCGGCGCGATCGCACCCTGATCCTCAAAGATCTTAACCTCAGCATCGAGTGGGAACCCTGGGCAACCCTCTACCATCAAGCCCTCAATGAATTCGCCCCGGATCAGATGCCCACCATTGCCGATCAACTCCAAGCCGCTAACCCCAAAACCACCTTACTCCGCCCCGTGATCGAATCCGTGTGGGATGCGATCGCCCAGCACGACAACTGGCAACCCTTCACTGATCTCGTGGCGAAAATTTGGGATTAA
- a CDS encoding chlororespiratory reduction protein 7 produces MADSIMYQEDAYVVLESGQPEQVILTAEELLTKLEEVLATLDHVPRDLQRFAPRSAQAKHLMETSCEIDLGPGDYLQWYVVRLEK; encoded by the coding sequence ATGGCGGATTCAATCATGTATCAAGAGGATGCCTATGTGGTGCTGGAATCTGGGCAGCCGGAACAGGTAATTTTGACGGCTGAGGAACTCTTGACCAAGCTCGAAGAGGTCTTAGCCACCCTCGATCATGTCCCCCGCGATCTCCAACGGTTCGCCCCTCGCTCCGCCCAAGCAAAACACTTGATGGAAACCAGTTGCGAAATCGACCTTGGCCCTGGGGACTATTTACAGTGGTACGTGGTGCGTTTGGAAAAATAG
- a CDS encoding sensor histidine kinase: MLQTSAHFAVNHTLAAKPDRPLSPLAWMNDRPLALDTTLQALSRHTAQIEADQLVIDVARVFEQNPLSPGVILLESGQLFGMISRRRFLERMSRPYALELFLKRPVRSLHHFTKGKLEIFPETTLIVEAARCSLERSPEFLYEPILVYSEDHQIHYLVDVHQLLLAQSRIHQLTSQLLDETSYAERMQTEKMVSLGRMVAGVAHEIKNPVNSVHGNIQFLADYYNHLTELIQTLETKIPASDHDELAEIKDEIEYDFIIEDTPKIIKSIQLSSERLIQIVTSLRNFSRIDDQKQQLINLHDCLEGTLLILENQLKNSITVEKDYEYLPEVACYSGQISQVFMNLLANAIDTLMERKAQNDDPHWIPTIRIETRYLEQYQKGQGISIKIIDNGLGIPPKNQQKIFDNFFTTKPVGKGTGLGLAISYQIVVKKHQGELKLRSQVNEGTEFEVLLPF, from the coding sequence ATGCTTCAAACTTCTGCTCATTTTGCTGTGAATCACACTTTAGCGGCTAAACCCGATCGCCCCCTATCACCATTAGCATGGATGAACGATCGCCCCCTCGCCCTCGATACAACCCTACAAGCACTGTCTCGTCACACCGCCCAAATTGAGGCGGATCAGTTAGTGATTGATGTGGCACGAGTCTTTGAACAAAATCCCCTATCACCCGGTGTGATTTTATTGGAGTCTGGCCAGCTTTTCGGGATGATCTCGCGCCGTCGCTTTTTAGAGCGCATGAGTCGCCCCTATGCCTTGGAATTGTTTTTAAAACGTCCGGTGCGATCGCTGCATCATTTTACTAAAGGTAAACTGGAGATTTTCCCCGAAACCACCTTGATTGTTGAAGCAGCGCGGTGTTCCTTGGAGCGATCGCCGGAATTTCTCTACGAACCCATTCTTGTTTACTCCGAAGACCATCAAATCCACTATTTAGTCGATGTCCATCAACTCCTGCTCGCTCAATCCCGCATCCACCAACTGACGAGCCAACTCCTCGATGAAACCAGCTACGCCGAACGGATGCAAACGGAAAAAATGGTCAGTTTGGGGCGCATGGTGGCAGGGGTCGCCCATGAAATTAAAAACCCCGTCAATTCCGTTCATGGAAATATTCAATTCCTCGCTGACTATTACAATCATTTGACTGAACTGATCCAAACTCTTGAAACGAAAATCCCGGCCTCTGATCACGATGAGCTAGCGGAAATCAAGGACGAAATTGAATATGATTTCATCATCGAAGATACCCCCAAAATCATTAAAAGTATTCAACTCAGTTCGGAGCGATTGATTCAAATCGTGACGAGCTTGCGAAATTTCTCGCGCATTGATGATCAAAAACAACAACTAATTAACCTCCACGATTGTTTAGAGGGTACGCTACTAATCTTAGAAAATCAACTAAAGAATAGCATTACTGTTGAAAAAGACTATGAATACCTGCCGGAAGTGGCTTGCTATTCTGGGCAGATTAGTCAGGTTTTTATGAATTTATTGGCGAATGCGATCGATACGTTGATGGAGCGCAAAGCTCAAAATGATGACCCCCATTGGATACCCACAATTCGGATTGAAACCCGCTATTTAGAACAATATCAAAAGGGCCAAGGAATAAGTATTAAAATTATTGATAATGGTTTAGGCATTCCGCCCAAAAACCAACAGAAAATTTTTGATAATTTCTTTACAACGAAGCCTGTAGGCAAAGGGACGGGGCTGGGGCTGGCGATTAGCTATCAAATTGTGGTGAAAAAACACCAGGGTGAATTAAAACTCCGGTCTCAGGTGAATGAGGGGACTGAGTTTGAAGTGTTGCTGCCCTTTTAA
- a CDS encoding glycosyltransferase, translating to MKLSLCMIVKDEEQSLPHCLDSAKDVVDEIVILDTGSSDRTIAIAKDYGATVAEFPWNNDFAAARNEALKHVTGDWVLVLDADEELTEEAGPHIRTAMVDDSLLVVSLIREELGAVQSPYSLTSRLFRRHPKIEFSRPYHALIDDSVMALLAAEPQWNFATLQTVAIAHTGYTQASISKKDKKARAQKAMETYLADHPDDPYVCSKLGALYTTSGQHKPGRELLERGLKTPNLDPPVAYELHYHLANAYARRNNTDQAVIHYQAAISQNIFPLLKLGALINFGSLLHIAGEYEMAQRPLGAAIQIDPSCMLAYYNLGLVFKALGNYNDAIKAYEKAIELQADYAPAYQNLGVVWFKCGKIEEGLEYFGKAIAILDTQNLLEADKLRNQLHDMGFQAPKFSVQIES from the coding sequence ATGAAACTAAGCCTTTGCATGATCGTTAAGGATGAAGAGCAGTCCTTGCCCCACTGTTTAGACAGTGCCAAAGATGTGGTAGACGAGATCGTGATTCTGGATACGGGATCGAGCGATCGCACCATTGCGATCGCCAAAGACTACGGGGCCACAGTGGCAGAATTTCCCTGGAATAATGATTTCGCCGCCGCTCGCAACGAAGCTCTCAAGCACGTCACCGGGGATTGGGTGCTCGTTCTCGATGCTGATGAAGAACTCACCGAAGAAGCCGGGCCGCATATTCGCACCGCCATGGTGGATGATTCCCTCTTGGTGGTGAGCCTGATTCGTGAAGAACTCGGAGCCGTGCAATCCCCCTATTCCCTCACCTCGCGCCTGTTCCGCCGTCACCCCAAAATCGAATTTTCCCGCCCCTACCACGCCCTGATTGACGACAGTGTAATGGCCCTGCTCGCAGCGGAACCCCAGTGGAATTTTGCCACCTTGCAAACCGTTGCGATCGCTCACACCGGCTACACCCAAGCCTCCATTAGCAAAAAAGACAAAAAAGCCCGCGCCCAAAAAGCGATGGAAACCTATCTTGCTGACCATCCCGACGACCCCTATGTATGCAGTAAATTAGGCGCACTCTACACCACCAGCGGCCAACATAAACCGGGCCGTGAACTCCTCGAACGAGGCTTAAAAACGCCCAATTTAGACCCCCCCGTCGCCTACGAACTGCACTACCACCTCGCCAACGCCTACGCCCGCAGAAATAACACCGACCAAGCCGTCATTCACTACCAAGCCGCCATTTCCCAAAACATTTTTCCGCTTTTAAAACTCGGTGCGTTGATTAATTTTGGGTCATTACTCCACATCGCCGGGGAATATGAAATGGCACAACGGCCCCTCGGTGCAGCAATTCAAATTGACCCCAGTTGTATGCTGGCCTATTACAATTTGGGGCTTGTGTTTAAGGCCTTGGGGAACTACAACGACGCGATTAAGGCCTACGAAAAAGCGATCGAACTCCAAGCGGACTATGCACCGGCCTATCAAAACCTAGGGGTGGTGTGGTTTAAATGCGGCAAAATTGAAGAAGGGTTGGAGTATTTCGGGAAAGCGATCGCCATCCTCGACACCCAAAACCTCCTCGAAGCCGACAAACTCCGCAACCAACTCCACGACATGGGCTTCCAAGCCCCGAAATTTTCCGTACAAATCGAATCCTAG
- a CDS encoding lipid-A-disaccharide synthase-related protein yields MKLLCLSNGHGEDAIAVRILDALRQHPDAPELAALPLVGAGRTYVQADIPIIGPVKAMPSGGFIYMDGRQLWQDVRGGLLGLTWAQLQTVKRWGNSGGTVLAVGDIVPLAMAWWSGGNYGFVGTAKSEYYIRDDGGRLLKQRRSEAWSGSVYLPWERWLLSRSRCRAVYPRDSLTTAVLKQFKIPAHDLGNPMMDGLAVPRYDRPEQEDQRPLTVLLLTGSRSPEAERNWQILLAAAQALCRDRPQRPLLFLGAIAPGLDPAPFQAALNNQGWRSTPLPDTAPITAPDAQAWKLDRDRHQIILTQQAYAPCLNAADLAFAMAGTATEQFVGLGKPAIALPGAGPQFTPQFAEAQTRLLGVSVTLVQRPQDVPKICHSLLNNADTLQIIAENGRNRMGTSGAAARIADHVVAVL; encoded by the coding sequence ATGAAACTCCTCTGCTTGAGTAATGGCCATGGTGAAGATGCGATCGCAGTTCGTATTCTTGATGCGCTGCGTCAACACCCCGATGCGCCTGAACTGGCCGCACTTCCCCTCGTCGGAGCAGGCCGCACCTACGTTCAAGCGGATATTCCCATCATTGGCCCCGTCAAAGCGATGCCCTCCGGTGGCTTTATTTATATGGATGGGCGGCAACTGTGGCAAGATGTGCGCGGCGGCTTGCTGGGGTTAACCTGGGCGCAGTTGCAGACGGTGAAACGATGGGGCAACAGTGGCGGGACGGTCTTGGCGGTGGGGGACATTGTGCCCCTGGCGATGGCCTGGTGGAGTGGGGGCAATTATGGCTTTGTGGGAACGGCGAAATCCGAATATTACATTCGCGATGATGGTGGCCGACTGTTGAAGCAGCGACGCTCTGAGGCTTGGTCGGGGTCGGTGTATTTGCCGTGGGAACGGTGGCTGTTGTCGCGATCGCGCTGTCGGGCGGTGTATCCTCGCGATTCCCTCACCACCGCCGTGCTCAAGCAGTTTAAAATCCCTGCCCATGACCTGGGCAATCCGATGATGGATGGGTTAGCGGTTCCCCGCTACGATCGCCCGGAACAGGAAGACCAACGGCCCTTAACGGTGCTGCTGTTAACCGGATCGCGATCGCCCGAAGCTGAACGCAATTGGCAGATCTTACTCGCTGCCGCCCAAGCTCTCTGCCGCGATCGCCCCCAACGGCCCCTGCTCTTTTTAGGGGCGATCGCCCCCGGTTTAGACCCTGCCCCCTTTCAGGCCGCGTTGAACAATCAGGGGTGGCGATCGACCCCGCTACCCGACACCGCCCCGATCACCGCCCCCGATGCCCAAGCCTGGAAACTCGATCGCGATCGCCACCAAATCATCCTCACGCAACAGGCCTATGCGCCCTGTCTCAACGCGGCGGATCTGGCCTTCGCCATGGCCGGCACAGCCACGGAGCAATTCGTCGGCCTCGGTAAACCGGCGATCGCCCTCCCCGGTGCTGGGCCTCAATTCACCCCCCAATTTGCCGAAGCCCAAACCCGACTCCTCGGCGTATCCGTCACCCTCGTTCAGCGCCCGCAGGACGTGCCGAAAATTTGCCACAGCCTGCTCAATAACGCCGACACCCTGCAAATCATCGCAGAAAATGGCCGCAATCGCATGGGCACGAGTGGCGCAGCCGCCCGGATTGCGGATCATGTGGTGGCGGTGCTGTAA
- a CDS encoding amidohydrolase, whose protein sequence is MSFTIQHVLSPTSDGYETLDLYLEGETIAAIAPHLDPQGTVIDGSNHLVLPGFVNAHTHSSELWQRGAIAPYPLELWIAELHEFSPINPEQVYLSAIGTAVETLQTGGTCVVDHLVLIPGRELETIEATVRGYRDAGIRAFIGPLIQDEVIAAAIPQGDEAQEYGSFHRTTAEILDMMATAVERFHRPEEGISIMVAPTGTQLCSDALFKGCIELSDRYDLRRHAHLLETKAQQMLAQEKYGCSAVEHLEKLGYLGDRTSLAHCIWLSDRDIEIMAATGTTAVHNPLSNLRLGSGIAPILKYRQRGVNVAIGCDGTASNDSQDVLEAIKIGTLIHNTTDLDYRHWITPREAVQIAALGGAKGLKMSDRFGSLTVGKQADLVLYDLTNLSLLPKTDPVGLLVMGRPTQVVNYAWVRGQPVIAEGKLTRVDVAQLRQDLFTHSEWIQQRTSQHRPQLEAHYRQVMGLEP, encoded by the coding sequence GTGAGTTTTACGATCCAGCACGTCCTCAGTCCGACATCCGATGGGTATGAAACCCTTGATCTTTATCTAGAGGGTGAAACCATCGCAGCCATTGCCCCCCACCTCGACCCCCAAGGCACGGTCATTGATGGGTCCAATCACCTGGTTTTACCGGGTTTCGTTAACGCTCACACCCATTCTTCGGAACTGTGGCAACGGGGCGCGATCGCCCCTTATCCCCTCGAACTTTGGATCGCCGAACTCCACGAATTTTCGCCGATCAACCCGGAACAGGTTTACCTCAGCGCCATCGGCACAGCGGTGGAAACCCTGCAAACGGGGGGAACCTGCGTAGTGGATCATTTGGTGTTGATTCCGGGGCGGGAGTTGGAGACGATTGAAGCCACCGTGCGCGGCTACCGTGATGCGGGGATTCGGGCATTTATTGGCCCGTTGATTCAGGATGAAGTGATCGCGGCGGCAATTCCCCAGGGGGATGAGGCTCAGGAGTACGGCAGTTTTCACCGCACCACGGCGGAAATTTTAGACATGATGGCCACAGCGGTGGAGCGGTTCCATCGGCCCGAGGAGGGGATTTCGATCATGGTGGCTCCCACGGGGACGCAATTGTGTTCCGATGCACTCTTCAAAGGCTGCATTGAATTGAGCGATCGCTACGATCTGCGCCGCCATGCCCATCTCCTCGAAACCAAGGCCCAGCAGATGCTCGCCCAGGAAAAATATGGTTGTTCGGCGGTGGAGCATCTGGAAAAACTGGGGTATTTGGGCGATCGCACCTCCCTCGCCCATTGCATTTGGTTGAGCGATCGCGACATTGAGATCATGGCCGCCACGGGGACAACAGCGGTACATAATCCCCTCAGTAACCTCCGTCTCGGTAGCGGTATCGCGCCGATTTTGAAATATCGCCAGCGGGGGGTGAATGTGGCGATCGGCTGCGACGGCACGGCCAGCAATGACAGTCAAGATGTCCTCGAAGCGATCAAAATTGGCACGCTGATCCATAACACCACCGATTTGGATTATCGCCATTGGATCACCCCCCGCGAAGCGGTGCAAATCGCAGCCCTGGGCGGGGCGAAGGGGCTGAAAATGAGCGATCGCTTCGGCTCTCTCACCGTCGGCAAACAGGCGGATCTCGTCCTCTACGATTTAACCAATCTCTCGCTCTTGCCGAAAACCGATCCCGTCGGTCTGTTGGTGATGGGGCGACCGACCCAAGTGGTGAATTATGCGTGGGTGCGGGGTCAGCCGGTGATCGCCGAGGGAAAATTAACCCGCGTTGATGTGGCGCAATTACGCCAAGATCTGTTTACCCACAGTGAATGGATTCAACAGCGTACCTCCCAGCATCGCCCTCAACTCGAAGCCCACTATCGTCAGGTGATGGGCTTAGAACCCTAA
- the hypE gene encoding hydrogenase expression/formation protein HypE translates to MAAANFSCPIPIEQYPTVLLAHGGGGKLMQQLIGQMFAPAFATQGKSPNQHDSVALTIPNGKIAFTTDSYVIQPLFFPGGDIGSLAIHGTVNDLAMSGARPLYLSVSFILEEGLPMKTLWYVVQSMQRAARRAGVQIVTGDTKVVDRGKGDGIFINTSGVGVIEHDQAIAPHSVCSGDVIILSGDLGRHGIAIMAKREGLSFETTIKSDSAPVHEPVLAMLEAGVELHCLRDLTRGGLASALNEIAATAGVTMQIEEELISVPEDVQGACEILGLDPLYVANEGRFIAIAPFHCAEQAVQIMRRYDPKAECIGTVLGRSDRPLGRVTLQSRIGATRILDLLSGEQLPRIC, encoded by the coding sequence ATGGCTGCTGCAAACTTTTCTTGCCCCATCCCCATCGAGCAATATCCCACGGTGCTGCTGGCCCACGGGGGCGGTGGCAAACTGATGCAGCAACTGATTGGCCAAATGTTCGCCCCCGCCTTCGCCACCCAGGGGAAATCTCCCAATCAACACGATTCCGTTGCCCTCACCATCCCCAACGGCAAAATCGCCTTCACCACGGATTCCTACGTGATTCAACCCCTATTTTTTCCGGGAGGCGATATTGGTTCCTTGGCGATCCATGGCACGGTGAATGATTTGGCCATGAGTGGGGCGAGACCGCTCTATCTCAGTGTGAGCTTTATTTTAGAAGAAGGGTTACCGATGAAAACCCTGTGGTATGTGGTGCAATCGATGCAGCGGGCGGCACGACGAGCGGGGGTGCAGATTGTCACGGGGGATACGAAGGTGGTGGATCGGGGCAAGGGTGATGGCATTTTTATCAATACCAGTGGGGTGGGGGTGATTGAGCATGATCAGGCGATCGCACCCCATTCAGTCTGTTCCGGGGATGTGATTATTTTGAGCGGCGATCTCGGTCGTCACGGGATTGCGATTATGGCGAAGCGGGAAGGCTTAAGCTTTGAAACGACGATTAAAAGTGATTCCGCCCCCGTCCATGAGCCGGTGTTGGCGATGCTAGAGGCGGGGGTTGAACTCCATTGTTTGCGGGATTTAACGCGGGGCGGCTTGGCCAGTGCCTTAAATGAGATTGCGGCGACGGCGGGGGTGACGATGCAGATAGAAGAGGAGCTAATCTCTGTGCCGGAAGATGTGCAGGGGGCTTGCGAAATTTTAGGACTCGATCCGCTTTATGTGGCGAATGAGGGGCGATTTATTGCGATCGCTCCCTTCCACTGTGCGGAGCAAGCCGTGCAGATCATGCGCCGCTATGACCCCAAAGCCGAATGTATTGGGACAGTGCTCGGTCGTAGCGATCGCCCCCTCGGTCGCGTCACCCTCCAAAGCCGCATCGGTGCAACCCGCATCCTCGACCTCCTCAGCGGCGAACAACTCCCCCGCATCTGCTAG
- the trmFO gene encoding FADH(2)-oxidizing methylenetetrahydrofolate--tRNA-(uracil(54)-C(5))-methyltransferase TrmFO, translating to MTHLPIHVIGGGLAGTEAAWQIAQAGLDVVLHEMRPVTTSPAHHTEELAELVCSNSFGALSSDRAAGLLHTELRHLGSIVIGKADEHAVPAGGALAVDRAHFSHDLTQTLAAHPHITLQREEVQRIPRDGITVLTTGPLTSPALADDLQQFTGMDYMSFFDAASPIIIGDSINHDVAFLASRYDKGEAAYLNCPMDKNQYLTFWEALRQAEQAEVKEFERETAKFFEGCLPIEEQARRGEDTMRYGPLKPVGLSDPRYPDRDRPYAVIQLRQEDKAGQLWNMVGFQTNLRWGEQKRVFRMIPGLEKAEFVRMGVMHRNTFINAPQLLAPTLQFHHQAMILAAGQLVGTEGYTAAAAGGWLAGTNAARLAQGQTPLVAPKTTMLGALIDFITSASPKHFQPMPPNFGIIPPLEKRVRNKRERYGVYRDRALADLMTWQTQYPMNPVEMPSRD from the coding sequence ATGACACACCTTCCCATCCACGTTATTGGGGGCGGTTTAGCCGGCACAGAAGCCGCTTGGCAAATCGCCCAAGCCGGCCTTGATGTGGTGCTCCACGAAATGCGTCCCGTTACGACCAGTCCCGCCCACCATACCGAAGAACTCGCAGAATTGGTTTGTAGTAATTCCTTCGGAGCCTTGAGTAGCGATCGCGCCGCTGGCCTGCTCCATACCGAACTGCGTCACCTCGGTTCGATTGTGATTGGCAAAGCCGACGAGCACGCCGTCCCCGCTGGCGGTGCGCTCGCTGTCGATCGCGCCCACTTTAGCCACGACCTCACCCAAACCCTCGCCGCCCACCCCCACATCACCCTCCAACGCGAAGAAGTCCAACGCATCCCCCGCGACGGCATCACCGTCCTCACCACTGGCCCCCTCACCAGCCCCGCCCTCGCCGATGACCTCCAACAGTTCACCGGCATGGACTACATGAGCTTTTTCGATGCCGCGAGTCCGATTATTATCGGTGATTCGATCAATCATGACGTGGCGTTTCTCGCTTCCCGCTACGACAAAGGCGAAGCCGCTTATCTCAACTGTCCGATGGACAAAAACCAATACTTAACGTTTTGGGAGGCTCTGCGCCAGGCCGAACAAGCCGAAGTCAAAGAGTTTGAGCGGGAAACGGCGAAGTTTTTTGAAGGCTGCTTGCCCATTGAAGAACAGGCGCGACGGGGAGAAGACACAATGCGCTACGGCCCGCTGAAGCCGGTGGGGTTGAGTGATCCACGCTATCCGGATCGCGATCGCCCCTATGCCGTCATTCAACTGCGCCAAGAAGACAAAGCCGGGCAACTGTGGAACATGGTCGGCTTCCAAACCAATCTCCGCTGGGGCGAGCAAAAGCGCGTTTTTCGGATGATTCCAGGGTTGGAAAAGGCAGAATTTGTCCGCATGGGGGTGATGCACCGCAACACCTTCATTAATGCCCCCCAACTCCTCGCCCCCACCCTCCAATTTCACCACCAAGCCATGATCTTGGCGGCAGGTCAATTAGTGGGCACGGAAGGTTACACCGCCGCAGCGGCCGGGGGGTGGCTAGCGGGAACCAATGCGGCCCGGTTGGCCCAGGGACAAACGCCCCTCGTTGCCCCCAAAACCACGATGCTCGGTGCGTTGATCGATTTCATTACCTCGGCTTCTCCGAAGCATTTTCAACCGATGCCCCCGAATTTCGGCATTATTCCTCCCCTCGAAAAACGGGTACGGAACAAGCGCGAACGGTATGGGGTATACCGCGATCGCGCCTTAGCGGATCTTATGACGTGGCAAACTCAATACCCGATGAATCCGGTAGAGATGCCAAGCAGAGACTAG
- a CDS encoding GTP pyrophosphokinase produces MAEKMEQLLERAIAIAHQAHCDQLDKGGHPYIGHPLRVMAQMTTIEAKIVAVLHDAIEDSDLSLADLTAQGFPPSLRRALDALTKREGEAYTAYLDRVMANPLALRVKIADMADNCDRTRISHPTPKDEARLQRYHHTLPHLQAALQRFDPS; encoded by the coding sequence ATGGCTGAGAAGATGGAGCAACTCTTAGAACGGGCGATCGCGATCGCCCACCAGGCCCACTGCGATCAACTCGATAAAGGCGGCCATCCTTATATTGGCCATCCCCTCCGCGTCATGGCCCAAATGACCACGATCGAGGCGAAAATTGTGGCGGTGCTCCATGATGCGATCGAAGATTCCGACCTCAGCCTCGCAGACCTCACTGCCCAGGGTTTTCCGCCCTCCCTGCGCCGGGCCCTCGATGCCCTAACGAAGCGGGAGGGAGAAGCCTACACAGCCTATTTAGATCGGGTTATGGCTAACCCCCTCGCCCTCCGGGTCAAGATTGCAGACATGGCGGATAATTGCGATCGCACCCGCATTTCCCATCCCACCCCCAAGGACGAAGCCCGTCTCCAGCGCTATCACCACACCTTGCCCCATCTCCAAGCTGCCCTCCAGCGGTTCGACCCCTCTTAA